CGCGGTTCGCGCTCCCCCGCCTCGACGCGGACCTCCAGGGTGTTCCCCGGCGGAGGGAAAGGGCAGACGAAGTGGTCGGCGAAGGCACACGGCGGCAGCAGCGCGCGATTGAAGTCGACCGTGGTACGGCCTTCGGCGTCCGGCGCGGCCGGCCGCAGGAACCGGAAGCGGTAACTGGTGCTCCCGCTGGTGGCGTCGGCGAAGACGGCCCACAGCGAGCCGTCCTCCTCGACGCTCACCTGGAGGGTGAGCTCTCGCCCCTCCAGCGCGAAGGCCAGTTCCCCGCCGAGGCCGAGCCCGCGCTCCCGCCCGTCCGCGTTCGGCACCCGCACGCTGCGCCGCCCGGTGTCGTACGGCGTGAAGCGCCCCGGCACCGACCAGCGCGGATCGTGGGGCGTGGCCGCGATGCCGCCGAAGGCCCGCCGCGCCCCGGCGGCCGGGTCGAAGTCACGCACACCCCAGGCGCCCTCGCGCCTCAGGACGACCAGGTGCCGCTCGCCGTGGACCACCCGGGAACCCGCCGGCCCCGGATCGGCCGTGAGCCGCACCTCCCCGTCGAGGGGCCGGCCGTCCACGGTGAGCCCGTCCGTCCCGGCGGCCGTCAGCAGCACCGCCTCGCCGTCCGTCGTCCAACTCCCGGGAACGTCGGGCAGGTGCCCGTCCGGATGGTCCTCCAGCCAGTACGTGCCGGTCAGCGCGAGCGGCCCGTAGGGCGCCGCCACCGCCGCGACGCGCTGTGCGTGCCACCGCTTCCACTCGTCGGATGCGTCCGTCGTCACGCGGACCACCCTCCCACGCCGGGTGCTTCAGCAGCTGCAACCGCAGTCGCAGCCGTCGCACCCGCATCCGTCGTCGCCGCAGCAGTTGCCGCAGCAGTCGCAGCATTCACAGCAGTTGCCGCAGTCGCCGCTGGAACAGG
This region of Streptomyces ambofaciens ATCC 23877 genomic DNA includes:
- a CDS encoding DUF1684 domain-containing protein — translated: MTTDASDEWKRWHAQRVAAVAAPYGPLALTGTYWLEDHPDGHLPDVPGSWTTDGEAVLLTAAGTDGLTVDGRPLDGEVRLTADPGPAGSRVVHGERHLVVLRREGAWGVRDFDPAAGARRAFGGIAATPHDPRWSVPGRFTPYDTGRRSVRVPNADGRERGLGLGGELAFALEGRELTLQVSVEEDGSLWAVFADATSGSTSYRFRFLRPAAPDAEGRTTVDFNRALLPPCAFADHFVCPFPPPGNTLEVRVEAGEREPR